The following coding sequences lie in one Euhalothece natronophila Z-M001 genomic window:
- a CDS encoding MFS transporter — MSLSTKFSYGIGEFAGEVTASVLVFFLLFFLTNVAGLSAGLAGTVLLIARAWDAINDPLIGWLSDRTQSRWGRRYPWMVIAAIPLAISFALIWWVPPLSGQALFLYYCGLAFIFHIAFTSVVLPYTTLGAELTEYYNERTSLISYKAGFSVTGSMLGLLIMQGTISVVDDPARQYFIAGSICGAIAALSTYICVFGTYKRFKLLQKKRTEVSRPPTLPIQQQIRIALSNRPFLFVVGIYLCSWLGLQVTASMLPYFVVNWMGLEENHFTQMAITVQGTGLLVMAGWNYLGQRWGKRKVYCTAIPLTLIAQAGLFLLQPGQVVAMYGLAVLAGAGLAVAYLIPWSMLPDVVDLDELETGQRREGIFYGFVVQLQKIAVAIALFMVGRILDAAGLVSANGEDIAADVAQPDSALLAIRWLIGPIPSLVLIGGIIFAWMYPITREFHEEILLKLSERKREQTQ; from the coding sequence ATGAGTTTATCAACTAAATTTAGCTATGGGATTGGTGAATTTGCTGGCGAGGTTACAGCAAGTGTTTTAGTCTTTTTCTTACTTTTTTTTCTCACCAATGTTGCTGGGTTAAGTGCTGGGCTAGCAGGAACGGTTTTATTAATAGCCAGAGCATGGGATGCGATTAATGATCCGCTCATTGGTTGGCTCAGTGATCGCACCCAGTCTCGGTGGGGACGACGTTATCCTTGGATGGTCATTGCTGCCATTCCCTTAGCCATTAGTTTTGCGCTGATCTGGTGGGTTCCTCCCCTCAGTGGCCAAGCCTTATTTCTTTACTATTGTGGACTCGCGTTTATTTTTCATATTGCTTTTACTTCTGTGGTTTTACCCTATACCACATTAGGGGCGGAATTAACTGAGTATTACAACGAAAGAACCAGTTTAATTAGTTATAAGGCAGGATTTAGCGTTACTGGCAGTATGCTGGGATTGCTGATTATGCAGGGGACAATTAGTGTGGTTGATGATCCTGCGCGACAGTATTTCATTGCAGGAAGCATTTGTGGCGCGATCGCGGCTTTATCCACTTATATTTGTGTTTTCGGCACTTATAAACGATTTAAGCTCTTACAGAAAAAACGGACTGAGGTTTCTCGCCCTCCTACCTTACCAATTCAGCAACAAATTCGCATTGCCCTAAGTAATCGCCCTTTCTTATTTGTGGTGGGGATTTATCTTTGTTCTTGGCTAGGGCTACAGGTAACAGCATCAATGCTCCCTTATTTTGTGGTGAATTGGATGGGACTAGAAGAAAATCACTTTACCCAAATGGCAATCACCGTACAGGGAACAGGCTTACTCGTGATGGCAGGTTGGAATTATTTAGGGCAACGTTGGGGTAAGCGCAAAGTTTATTGTACCGCCATTCCCTTAACCTTAATCGCCCAAGCTGGACTTTTTTTATTACAGCCCGGTCAAGTGGTTGCCATGTATGGGCTTGCGGTTTTAGCAGGGGCAGGATTAGCCGTTGCTTATCTGATTCCTTGGTCAATGCTGCCAGATGTCGTGGATTTAGATGAGTTAGAAACAGGACAACGACGGGAAGGGATTTTTTATGGCTTTGTGGTGCAATTACAAAAAATTGCCGTCGCGATCGCGCTTTTTATGGTCGGAAGAATTTTAGACGCAGCAGGATTAGTCTCTGCCAACGGGGAAGACATCGCAGCAGATGTGGCTCAACCAGATTCCGCATTACTGGCGATTCGCTGGTTAATTGGCCCCATACCTAGTCTTGTGTTAATTGGGGGAATCATTTTTGCGTGGATGTATCCCATTACTCGCGAGTTTCATGAAGAGATTTTATTAAAATTAAGCGAACGAAAACGAG
- a CDS encoding sirohydrochlorin chelatase — translation MTSIVYSPANSETQIELPPLPKQRPLLLIGHGTKDPEGRQTFIDFAEAYQELDPSRPVIPCFLELTTPTIQEGITQAVEQGYTEFSALPILLFAARHNKFDVTNELDRAREIYPQISFNYGRHFGITPSILDLWRERLAELDQPENNPHNIPRSETVLLFVGRGSSDPDANGDVCKLARMLWEGSGYKTVETCFIGITHPRLEEGFHRARFYQPKRIIVLPYFLFTGVLVKKIFDITAQQQEQYPDISMTCLPEMGIHPNLLRVLRDREIETQTGEVKMNCEMCKFRLAAVSGDSHHGHSHDHGHHHHHHHDHNHEPVDPYADVEQYHNKIWQAP, via the coding sequence TTGACTTCAATCGTTTATTCACCAGCTAACAGCGAAACTCAGATCGAACTTCCTCCTTTACCGAAACAGCGTCCGTTGTTATTAATCGGTCATGGAACGAAAGATCCTGAAGGGCGACAAACCTTTATTGACTTTGCCGAAGCCTATCAGGAGTTAGATCCGTCTCGTCCAGTTATTCCCTGCTTTTTGGAATTAACCACTCCCACGATTCAAGAGGGAATCACCCAAGCAGTGGAACAAGGTTATACTGAGTTTTCGGCTTTACCGATTCTCTTATTTGCTGCTAGACATAATAAATTTGATGTCACCAATGAACTCGATCGCGCGCGAGAAATTTACCCGCAAATTAGCTTTAATTACGGGCGACACTTTGGCATTACTCCCAGTATTTTAGACTTGTGGCGCGAACGGTTAGCTGAACTGGATCAACCAGAAAATAATCCTCATAATATTCCTCGTTCGGAAACGGTTTTATTATTTGTCGGACGCGGTTCCAGCGATCCTGATGCCAATGGCGATGTTTGTAAACTCGCCAGAATGCTGTGGGAAGGAAGTGGTTATAAAACAGTAGAAACCTGTTTCATTGGCATTACCCATCCTCGGCTAGAAGAAGGGTTCCATCGCGCCCGATTTTATCAACCGAAACGAATTATTGTTCTTCCCTATTTCCTCTTTACAGGGGTATTAGTGAAAAAAATCTTTGATATTACTGCCCAACAACAGGAACAATATCCTGACATTTCCATGACTTGCTTACCAGAAATGGGGATTCATCCTAACCTTTTAAGAGTGTTGCGCGATCGCGAAATTGAAACCCAAACTGGGGAAGTAAAAATGAACTGCGAAATGTGTAAATTCCGTCTGGCAGCGGTGTCAGGAGACAGTCATCATGGGCATAGCCATGATCATGGGCATCATCACCACCACCATCATGATCATAACCATGAACCTGTGGATCCTTATGCCGATGTTGAACAATATCATAATAAAATTTGGCAAGCCCCGTAA
- the mltA gene encoding murein transglycosylase A encodes MKSLLVGLSVGLGVILSHSVALAVPLEKVSPEELPEEVGFDANLEDREALIEAINYSLRYLQQPSAQKAYEDYPVEGVTRDRVYQSLLRFRELVRHAPSSEALRNAVREEFAFYQAVGKDDQGTVHFTGYFEPVYEASRTPDEEYRYPLYERPSDLEDWESPHPTREELEGTDGRGENSPLAGKEIAWLRDRLEAFLIHVQGSAQLELDNGETITVGYAGKTDYPYTSLGGELVEDGKFERDELSLPKLIEYFEENPEDLDTYIPRNESFIFFRETGGAKPQGNLGVPVTANRAIATDNSLMPPGALALVHTQFPEINDNNEIETPLVSQYVLDQDTGSAITGAGRVDLFLGTGEDAGRRAGIVDWTGELYYLLLKDPTP; translated from the coding sequence ATGAAGTCTTTATTGGTTGGTCTTTCAGTTGGGTTAGGGGTAATTTTATCTCATTCTGTAGCCTTGGCAGTTCCTTTAGAAAAGGTATCACCAGAGGAATTGCCAGAGGAAGTAGGATTTGATGCAAATTTGGAAGATAGAGAAGCACTAATTGAGGCAATTAATTATAGTTTGCGCTATTTACAACAACCTAGCGCCCAAAAAGCCTATGAAGATTATCCAGTGGAAGGAGTAACGCGCGATCGCGTTTATCAATCGCTTCTCCGTTTTCGAGAATTAGTCCGTCATGCCCCGTCTTCAGAAGCCCTACGCAATGCCGTGAGAGAGGAGTTTGCCTTTTATCAAGCGGTGGGAAAAGATGATCAGGGAACTGTTCATTTTACGGGGTATTTTGAGCCTGTTTATGAAGCAAGTCGCACCCCAGATGAGGAATATCGTTATCCCCTTTATGAACGTCCCAGTGATTTGGAGGATTGGGAGTCTCCTCACCCAACGCGGGAAGAGTTAGAAGGAACTGACGGAAGAGGGGAAAATAGCCCTCTTGCTGGAAAAGAAATTGCTTGGTTGCGCGATCGTCTAGAAGCCTTTTTAATCCATGTACAAGGGTCAGCACAGCTAGAATTAGATAATGGAGAAACAATTACTGTCGGCTATGCTGGGAAAACTGATTACCCTTATACCAGTCTTGGCGGCGAGTTAGTTGAAGATGGCAAATTTGAACGGGATGAACTCTCCCTTCCGAAATTAATCGAATATTTTGAAGAGAATCCTGAAGATTTAGATACCTATATTCCACGTAATGAGAGTTTTATTTTCTTCCGAGAAACAGGGGGGGCAAAACCTCAGGGGAATTTAGGCGTTCCTGTAACAGCAAATCGCGCGATCGCGACTGATAATTCCTTAATGCCACCTGGCGCTTTAGCTTTAGTTCATACTCAATTTCCAGAAATCAATGACAACAATGAAATCGAAACCCCATTAGTCAGTCAGTATGTCTTAGATCAAGATACGGGTAGCGCGATCACAGGAGCAGGGCGTGTGGATCTCTTTCTCGGAACAGGAGAAGATGCAGGTCGTCGGGCTGGTATTGTTGACTGGACAGGAGAACTTTATTATCTCTTATTGAAAGACCCCACCCCTTAA
- a CDS encoding RusA family crossover junction endodeoxyribonuclease, whose translation MIQLEFIVDGPPVSQQTRRKERLKEWKEIVRQEAEQYWFPGQKTAIGLVMLQITYFYDIVGMDVDNIVKPIQDALIGLAYVDDEQVTDVLVRKRNLSGNFKIEDMTPTLADGFARGNEFLHILVADAPDQEVLIS comes from the coding sequence TTGATTCAACTTGAGTTTATAGTCGATGGACCGCCAGTATCACAACAGACTCGCAGAAAAGAGCGTCTTAAAGAATGGAAAGAAATAGTCAGACAAGAAGCTGAGCAATACTGGTTCCCAGGACAAAAAACTGCAATCGGACTGGTGATGCTACAAATTACTTATTTTTATGACATTGTTGGTATGGATGTGGACAATATAGTTAAACCAATTCAAGATGCGCTAATTGGATTAGCCTATGTCGATGATGAGCAAGTAACGGATGTTTTGGTTAGGAAGAGAAATTTATCAGGTAACTTTAAAATAGAAGATATGACCCCGACCTTAGCAGATGGCTTTGCTCGCGGAAATGAATTTCTGCATATTCTTGTAGCTGATGCTCCTGACCAAGAGGTACTTATTTCATGA
- a CDS encoding heavy metal-responsive transcriptional regulator has translation MSTEVTNLVKIGELSKSTGLPIKTIRYYEDLDLIHAVKRTQGGFRLFDEKTTVIRLQFIRQAQTLGMSLDEIREFLKLRDRGELPCHDIKDHLENKVVQIEEQIEALKHLQCQIKLLLAGADPILEAPPDERICPIIQPEDY, from the coding sequence ATGTCAACTGAAGTGACCAATTTAGTAAAGATTGGCGAATTAAGTAAAAGTACGGGTTTGCCAATAAAAACAATTCGCTATTATGAGGATTTAGATTTAATTCATGCGGTTAAACGAACCCAAGGGGGATTCCGTTTATTTGATGAAAAAACAACAGTGATCCGTTTGCAATTTATTCGCCAAGCCCAAACTTTAGGGATGAGTTTAGATGAAATTCGAGAGTTTCTAAAATTGCGCGATCGCGGCGAGCTACCCTGTCATGATATAAAAGATCACTTAGAAAATAAAGTGGTTCAAATTGAGGAACAAATAGAAGCTCTTAAGCATCTACAATGCCAGATTAAATTACTTTTGGCAGGGGCAGATCCAATTTTAGAAGCACCCCCTGATGAGAGGATTTGTCCAATTATTCAACCTGAAGATTATTAG
- a CDS encoding PepSY domain-containing protein, whose translation MTFNRQRLRQLHRWFAPIMVLPLMLTLFTGALYQVAILTGEVQDFLWLLELHTGKFGALDLQFIYPFLNAFGVLILAVTGITMWWQLRSRNRR comes from the coding sequence ATGACTTTTAATCGACAGCGATTGCGACAACTTCATCGTTGGTTTGCCCCAATCATGGTTTTACCCTTAATGCTTACCTTATTCACAGGAGCGTTATATCAAGTTGCTATCTTAACCGGAGAGGTTCAAGATTTTCTTTGGTTACTAGAACTTCATACGGGGAAATTTGGGGCTTTAGATTTACAATTTATTTATCCATTTCTCAATGCTTTTGGGGTATTAATTTTAGCCGTGACAGGAATAACGATGTGGTGGCAACTTCGTTCGAGAAATCGTCGTTAA
- a CDS encoding cation-transporting P-type ATPase has translation MEKEQESYVNYYEIPYQEVIEKLTTDAEQGLSQTEVSQRYEQYGANELEAKPGKPWWLRLLLQFNDPLLYILLIAGAVKAFMESWTNAIVIWGVTVLNAVIGYVQEAKAESAIASLAKSVTTEATVLRDGKQVRVPSRELVPGDIVTIASGDKVPADIRLFKVTNLQVDESALTGESVPVEKSVSPLAGDTVLADRTNMCHAGSFVTSGQGSGVVVAIANATEVGKISKSMEESVTLTTPLTRKFAKFSKVLLYIILAIATFTLIVGVAQGQDLPTMFDAAVALAVSAIPEGLPAVVTITLAIGVNRMAARNAIIRKLPAVESLGSATVICSDKTGTLTENKMTVQRIDIADEHYVVSGTGYSPNGEIALAQHGSEEASITDGLNPALQECLMAGILCNDSWLEEKGGDWTVIGDPTEGALITVASKVGLNQSDVNKERRRLDAIPFESQYQYMATLHGGDSPIIYVKGSVEAILKRCSQEITLRGEKIPLQREVIEKSVEEMAAQGLRVLAFAKKEVDSNQKSVDHEDIQGELVFLGLQGMIDPPREEATKAVAACQSAGIQVKMITGDHVATARAIAQKMGIQKEGQVLALTGQQLEHMDKAKIVHNVEKGSVFARVAPAQKLQLVEGLQSQGEIVAMTGDGVNDAPALKQADIGIAMGQGGTEVAREASDMLLTDDNFASIEAAVEEGRNVYQNIRKAIAFLLPVNGGESMTILISALLVRDLPILAIQVLWLNMINSVTMTVPLAFEPKTAGLMQQPPRNPNEPLITGKLLRRIGVVSLFNWILIFGVFEWAEAVTGDIDLARTMAIQALVAARIIYLLSISQLGVGLVQFIRGNISGLANTSAIAVGILAAVALQILFSQVGLMNVLFETASLSWQQWLLCLLPMLPMIPTAMLANRIDPPNPKTATEN, from the coding sequence ATGGAAAAAGAACAGGAATCCTATGTCAATTATTATGAGATTCCTTATCAAGAAGTAATTGAAAAACTCACAACGGATGCTGAACAAGGCTTAAGCCAAACCGAAGTCAGCCAGCGCTATGAACAGTATGGTGCTAATGAACTAGAAGCCAAACCGGGCAAACCCTGGTGGTTACGACTCCTTCTTCAGTTTAACGACCCCCTATTATATATTCTCTTAATTGCAGGGGCAGTGAAGGCGTTTATGGAGTCTTGGACTAATGCCATTGTCATTTGGGGAGTAACCGTACTCAATGCAGTCATTGGTTATGTGCAAGAAGCCAAAGCAGAAAGCGCGATCGCGTCTTTAGCGAAATCTGTCACTACTGAAGCTACGGTTCTCCGCGATGGCAAGCAAGTGCGAGTTCCCTCGCGAGAATTAGTCCCAGGGGATATTGTCACTATTGCCTCTGGGGATAAAGTGCCAGCTGACATTAGGCTTTTTAAGGTTACGAACTTACAAGTGGATGAATCGGCACTCACAGGAGAATCAGTCCCTGTAGAAAAATCCGTTTCTCCCCTTGCTGGTGACACCGTCTTAGCAGATCGAACTAATATGTGTCATGCAGGTAGTTTTGTTACCTCTGGGCAAGGTAGTGGCGTAGTTGTTGCTATTGCGAATGCTACCGAAGTGGGCAAAATCTCCAAATCTATGGAAGAGAGTGTCACTCTCACTACTCCATTAACGCGGAAATTTGCCAAATTTAGCAAGGTTCTACTGTACATTATTCTTGCCATTGCTACCTTTACCCTGATCGTCGGGGTTGCCCAAGGGCAGGATTTACCCACCATGTTTGATGCTGCAGTTGCTTTGGCTGTCAGTGCCATCCCAGAAGGGCTTCCTGCTGTCGTTACTATTACTCTCGCCATTGGCGTAAATCGCATGGCTGCCCGAAATGCGATTATTCGGAAACTTCCTGCTGTGGAGTCTTTAGGGAGTGCAACGGTTATTTGTTCTGATAAAACAGGAACATTAACTGAAAATAAAATGACTGTGCAGCGGATTGATATTGCTGATGAACATTATGTGGTCAGTGGTACTGGGTATAGCCCGAATGGAGAAATTGCTTTAGCCCAGCATGGTAGCGAAGAGGCTTCTATTACTGATGGCTTAAATCCTGCGCTACAAGAATGTTTAATGGCTGGAATTTTGTGTAATGATTCTTGGCTGGAAGAAAAAGGTGGTGATTGGACAGTTATTGGCGATCCCACTGAAGGGGCTTTAATTACTGTGGCAAGTAAGGTTGGTTTAAATCAGTCAGACGTAAATAAGGAAAGACGGCGTTTAGATGCCATTCCTTTTGAATCTCAGTATCAATATATGGCAACCCTTCATGGGGGAGATTCGCCCATTATTTATGTCAAAGGATCAGTCGAGGCAATTCTCAAACGCTGTTCTCAAGAAATAACATTACGCGGAGAAAAAATCCCTCTACAACGGGAAGTGATTGAAAAATCAGTGGAGGAAATGGCAGCTCAAGGGTTGCGAGTTCTAGCTTTTGCCAAAAAAGAGGTAGATAGTAACCAGAAAAGTGTTGATCATGAAGATATTCAAGGGGAGTTAGTCTTTCTTGGTTTACAAGGGATGATTGATCCGCCACGGGAAGAAGCCACAAAAGCCGTTGCTGCCTGTCAAAGTGCTGGCATTCAGGTGAAAATGATTACGGGAGATCATGTGGCAACTGCCCGCGCGATCGCGCAGAAAATGGGCATCCAAAAAGAAGGTCAAGTCCTTGCCCTCACTGGACAACAATTAGAACACATGGATAAAGCAAAAATTGTCCATAATGTGGAAAAAGGCTCAGTTTTTGCCCGTGTTGCCCCTGCCCAGAAGTTACAACTGGTAGAAGGCTTACAATCTCAAGGAGAAATTGTTGCCATGACAGGGGATGGCGTGAATGATGCCCCAGCGCTGAAACAAGCTGATATTGGCATTGCGATGGGGCAAGGGGGTACGGAAGTAGCCCGAGAAGCCTCAGATATGCTACTCACTGATGATAATTTTGCCTCAATTGAAGCTGCTGTGGAAGAAGGGCGCAATGTTTATCAAAATATCCGTAAGGCGATCGCGTTTCTCCTCCCCGTTAATGGTGGGGAATCTATGACTATTCTTATCAGCGCTTTACTGGTACGAGACTTACCGATTCTCGCGATCCAAGTCTTATGGCTAAATATGATTAATTCGGTGACGATGACGGTTCCCCTTGCCTTTGAACCAAAAACAGCAGGATTAATGCAACAACCCCCTCGCAATCCCAATGAACCCTTAATCACAGGAAAACTGCTACGACGGATTGGTGTCGTTTCTCTCTTCAACTGGATTTTAATCTTTGGTGTCTTTGAATGGGCAGAAGCGGTTACGGGGGATATAGATTTAGCTCGCACTATGGCAATTCAGGCTCTTGTGGCAGCACGGATTATCTATTTACTTAGCATTAGTCAGCTTGGTGTTGGTTTAGTGCAGTTTATTCGTGGCAATATCAGTGGATTAGCTAATACCTCTGCCATTGCCGTTGGCATTTTAGCGGCAGTTGCTTTACAGATTCTCTTTAGTCAAGTAGGGCTAATGAACGTCTTATTTGAAACGGCTTCCCTAAGCTGGCAACAATGGCTTCTTTGTCTCTTACCCATGTTACCCATGATTCCTACCGCAATGTTGGCTAATCGCATTGATCCACCAAATCCTAAAACTGCAACTGAAAATTAG
- the proB gene encoding glutamate 5-kinase yields the protein MSQTIVVKIGTSSLTQAKTGLLALSTIATLVETLTNLRLNDVRVILVSSGAVGVGCGRLDIKERPRTTALKQAVAAVGQGRLMRIYDDFFSSLGQPIAQILLTRQELIQRTAYVNIYNTFQSLLSLGVIPIVNENDTVAVEELKVGDNDTLSALVASLVEADYLFLLTDVDRLYSADPRYNPQAQPVERVVTKEELEQLQAQVSEGGSQWGTGGMVTKLAAARIATSAGVKTVITNGQTPGSINRILAGEMCGTHFEAQPRGESARKRWIAYSLVPVGQLYLDEGAVKAIRDRGKSLLAAGITRVEGEFQTSEAVAVCDSEGKEIARGLVNYSSSEIRQIQGKQSQEIPQILGYANTETVIHRNNMVSMVA from the coding sequence ATGTCTCAAACCATTGTTGTCAAAATTGGCACGTCTAGCCTGACGCAGGCAAAAACAGGCTTATTAGCGCTTTCTACCATTGCCACCTTAGTCGAAACCTTGACAAATTTACGCTTAAATGATGTTAGGGTAATATTAGTGTCATCTGGGGCAGTAGGAGTTGGTTGTGGACGTTTAGACATTAAAGAACGCCCCCGTACAACTGCCTTAAAGCAAGCTGTGGCTGCGGTAGGACAAGGACGATTAATGCGAATTTATGATGATTTTTTCTCCAGTTTAGGACAGCCGATCGCGCAAATTTTGCTTACCCGACAAGAACTCATCCAGCGCACAGCTTATGTGAATATTTACAATACCTTTCAATCCCTATTAAGTTTAGGGGTGATTCCCATTGTGAATGAAAACGACACAGTTGCAGTGGAAGAGTTAAAGGTGGGGGATAATGACACCCTTTCCGCATTAGTCGCCAGTTTAGTGGAAGCCGATTATTTATTTCTTCTCACCGATGTTGATCGCCTGTATTCAGCAGATCCCAGATATAATCCCCAAGCGCAACCAGTAGAGAGAGTGGTAACCAAAGAAGAACTAGAACAATTACAAGCCCAAGTCAGTGAAGGGGGATCACAATGGGGAACTGGTGGCATGGTAACTAAATTAGCCGCTGCTCGTATTGCCACCAGTGCAGGGGTAAAAACTGTAATTACCAATGGACAGACACCAGGAAGCATTAATAGAATCTTAGCAGGGGAAATGTGTGGAACGCACTTTGAAGCCCAACCCCGAGGAGAAAGTGCGCGTAAACGGTGGATTGCCTATAGCTTAGTGCCAGTAGGACAATTATATTTAGATGAGGGGGCAGTAAAAGCGATTCGCGATCGCGGTAAGTCTCTCTTAGCAGCAGGCATTACTCGGGTTGAAGGAGAGTTTCAAACCTCAGAAGCGGTTGCTGTGTGTGATTCAGAAGGAAAAGAAATTGCGAGAGGATTAGTCAATTATAGTAGTAGCGAAATTCGACAAATTCAGGGAAAACAATCTCAGGAGATTCCCCAGATACTGGGATATGCCAACACTGAAACCGTAATTCACCGCAATAACATGGTGTCAATGGTCGCGTAA
- a CDS encoding YqeG family HAD IIIA-type phosphatase, translating to MKNLLQPDLVLGKPITDLTPEILNSYNLKGLILDVDDTLVPKKSRQASDELMAWLQEIRPVTKIWLVSNNFNKTRIGGIANTLNLPYLLAAKKPSRKSLRQAAAAMELRFNEIAMVGDRVFTDVLAGNRLQLFTILVEPMFDPTLLHRDYPIHRLEVKISQLLGVTFPDHQQTSPPQTDQPFS from the coding sequence ATGAAAAACTTATTACAACCAGATTTAGTTTTAGGAAAACCCATTACTGACCTAACACCAGAGATTCTAAACAGTTACAATCTTAAGGGATTAATTTTAGACGTGGATGATACCTTAGTTCCCAAAAAATCCCGTCAAGCATCAGATGAATTAATGGCTTGGTTACAAGAAATTCGTCCCGTTACCAAAATTTGGTTAGTGAGTAATAATTTTAATAAAACTCGCATTGGGGGAATTGCTAATACTTTAAATCTCCCCTATCTTTTAGCTGCTAAAAAACCGTCTCGTAAAAGTCTGCGACAGGCGGCGGCGGCGATGGAATTACGTTTTAATGAAATTGCCATGGTCGGCGATCGCGTTTTTACTGATGTTTTAGCTGGCAATCGTTTACAATTGTTTACAATTTTAGTCGAACCAATGTTTGATCCAACATTGCTACATCGTGACTATCCCATTCATCGTTTAGAAGTGAAAATTTCCCAATTGCTAGGAGTGACCTTTCCAGATCATCAGCAAACTTCCCCTCCTCAAACGGATCAGCCTTTTTCTTAG